A single genomic interval of Pyrus communis chromosome 5, drPyrComm1.1, whole genome shotgun sequence harbors:
- the LOC137733685 gene encoding protein ORANGE-ORANGE, chloroplastic-like isoform X2, producing MLCSSRLLAIYFPVNRCSPYELHSAGCSKFSYPRSPISTGSSRWRSLAMASEPDSSSFAPSVDSDPNPAADTNPAGFCIIEGPETVQDFATTELQEIQDNIRSWLNKIFLHMEEVRRLRIRQRIKRAELGEVNEDQENELPIFPSFIPFLPPLSSDNLKLYYAFCYSIIAGFILFGGLIAPSLELKLVIGGTSYKDFIANMHLPLQLSQLDPIVASFSGGAVGVISALMVVEINNVKQ from the exons atgctcTGCTCCAGCAGACTCTTGGCCATTTATTTCCCCGTAAATCGGTGCAGTCCGTACGAACTGCATAGCGCCGGCTGCTCCAAATTCAGCTACCCAAGAAGCCCCATATCAACAGGCAGCTCCAGATGGCGATCCCTGGCCATGGCTTCGGAGCCCGACTCCTCCTCTTTCGCTCCGTCTGTCGATTCTGATCCCAATCCCGCCGCCGATACAAACCCCGCCGG ATTTTGTATCATAGAGGGGCCTGAAACAGTGCAGGACTTTGCCACAACGGAGCTGCAGGAAATTCAAGATAATATTCGGAGTTGGCTCAACAAAATTTTCTTGCATATGGAGGAG GTTCGCAGGCTGAGGATACGACAGCGGATTAAACGCGCAGAGCTTGGAGAGGTAAATGAAGATCAAGAAAACGAACTTCCTATTTTTCCATCATTCATTCCCTTTTTGCCTCCCCTG AGTTCAGACAACCTTAAGCTGTATTATGCtttttgttattcaattattgcGGGGTTTATCCTTTTTGGTGGCCTCATAGCTCCCTCC TTGGAGTTGAAGCTGGTAATAGGAGGCACATCGTATAAAGATTTTATAGCAAATATGCATCTGCCATTGCAGTTGAG TCAACTTGATCCCATAGTGGCGTCGTTCTCTGGAGGAGCAGTTGGAGTGATCTCAGCATTGATGGTAGTTGAAATAAACAATGTGAAACAGTAG
- the LOC137733697 gene encoding uncharacterized protein, whose protein sequence is MMALFLNKLASLVPGLHAVDVDVPLDILRKDEHKLEQVALGREFHISLGRTVPIRVHQIDSLVTMLRQKLQIQRRYWIDFSKWEVFVNDDQTRTFVSIEVIAAGSAEITKQIQAVNDVYKLHNLPEFYKDPCPHISVAWALGDINNSLKKVVEEERRISTIGGSLQKCIFTSTFNGIECRIGNKTQNM, encoded by the exons ATGATGGCCTTGTTTTTGAACAAGCTAGCTTCTCTGGTGCCTGGTCTCCATGCCGTTGACGTTGACGTCCCGCTTGACATTCTGCGTAAGGACGAGCATAAACTTGAACAAGTTGCTTTAGGTAGAGAGTTCCATATAAGTCTCGGAAGAACTGTTCCGATTAGGGTGCACCAGATTGATTCCTTGGTGACAATGTTGCGGCAGAAGCTTCAGATTCAGAGGCG GTATTGGATTGATTTTAGcaagtgggaggtttttgttaaCGATGATCAGACCCGGACCTTTGTGTCGATCGAAGTCATTGCTGCTGGGTCAGCTGAG ATAACAAAGCAGATTCAAGCTGTGAATGATGTGTATAAGCTTCACAATCTTCCTGAATTTTACAAG GATCCGTGCCCTCACATCTCGGTAGCTTGGGCATTGGGTGACATCAACAATTCCCTGAAGAAAGTGGTTGAAGAAGAAAGACGAATATCTACCATCGGAGGATCGTTACAGAAATGTATTTTTACCAGTACATTCAATGGTATCGAATGTAGGATTGGtaataaaacacaaaatatgtaa
- the LOC137733685 gene encoding protein ORANGE-ORANGE, chloroplastic-like isoform X1 — MLCSSRLLAIYFPVNRCSPYELHSAGCSKFSYPRSPISTGSSRWRSLAMASEPDSSSFAPSVDSDPNPAADTNPAGFCIIEGPETVQDFATTELQEIQDNIRSWLNKIFLHMEEVRRLRIRQRIKRAELGEVNEDQENELPIFPSFIPFLPPLSSDNLKLYYAFCYSIIAGFILFGGLIAPSLELKLVIGGTSYKDFIANMHLPLQLSQLDPIVASFSGGAVGVISALMDILLVLVAPALEPLFLPNQFQQLMAETSPFHCQKLKDVQIAQERER; from the exons atgctcTGCTCCAGCAGACTCTTGGCCATTTATTTCCCCGTAAATCGGTGCAGTCCGTACGAACTGCATAGCGCCGGCTGCTCCAAATTCAGCTACCCAAGAAGCCCCATATCAACAGGCAGCTCCAGATGGCGATCCCTGGCCATGGCTTCGGAGCCCGACTCCTCCTCTTTCGCTCCGTCTGTCGATTCTGATCCCAATCCCGCCGCCGATACAAACCCCGCCGG ATTTTGTATCATAGAGGGGCCTGAAACAGTGCAGGACTTTGCCACAACGGAGCTGCAGGAAATTCAAGATAATATTCGGAGTTGGCTCAACAAAATTTTCTTGCATATGGAGGAG GTTCGCAGGCTGAGGATACGACAGCGGATTAAACGCGCAGAGCTTGGAGAGGTAAATGAAGATCAAGAAAACGAACTTCCTATTTTTCCATCATTCATTCCCTTTTTGCCTCCCCTG AGTTCAGACAACCTTAAGCTGTATTATGCtttttgttattcaattattgcGGGGTTTATCCTTTTTGGTGGCCTCATAGCTCCCTCC TTGGAGTTGAAGCTGGTAATAGGAGGCACATCGTATAAAGATTTTATAGCAAATATGCATCTGCCATTGCAGTTGAG TCAACTTGATCCCATAGTGGCGTCGTTCTCTGGAGGAGCAGTTGGAGTGATCTCAGCATTGATG GATATCTTGCTTGTGCTCGTTGCTCCAGCACTGGAACCCTTGTTCTTACCGAACCAGTTTCAACAGTTGATGGCAGAAACCAGCCCCTTTCACTGCCAAAAACTGAAAGATGTTCAAATTGCTCAGGAGCGGGAAAG GTAA